A window of the Sulfurimonas sp. genome harbors these coding sequences:
- a CDS encoding ABC transporter permease, with amino-acid sequence MIALRALSKNKFKSLLIFLSITIAVSAIFLISSISQGVIGMFSSMIKTDGDIIVTQKGIADTFFSNIDIDLRKQIDEFEDAKSSYAVIVGASPVGAIPIAGIYGVTKNHLDYYKLYEGKYPQEGEVIIGENIAKQIKDESVKIGNQHYKISGKFSSEIGFEQGGVIMNIEDAGKLFNRSASYILVSSKDPNKTETLQEQISKLSEDIEVKTTQSFVDEYNQFKIIENSSLVISTLAYVMGLMGIGSVMSMIVNSRKEEFGIMRALGKSRFFIVKNLFFEGVIMGVAAYVFALLLSVSILEIIPHIETLQGYVDGSIDLTMALYVFASTITMAIMGSILPAYIAAKTDPIILINQGCA; translated from the coding sequence ATGATCGCACTTAGAGCTTTAAGTAAAAACAAATTCAAAAGTCTTTTAATCTTTTTATCAATAACTATAGCTGTAAGTGCTATTTTTTTAATATCTTCAATATCTCAAGGCGTAATCGGAATGTTCTCAAGCATGATCAAAACTGATGGGGATATCATTGTTACACAAAAAGGTATAGCCGATACTTTCTTTTCAAACATAGATATAGATCTTAGAAAACAAATAGATGAGTTTGAAGATGCAAAATCAAGTTATGCAGTTATAGTAGGGGCTTCTCCAGTTGGAGCTATTCCAATAGCCGGTATTTACGGTGTTACAAAGAATCATCTTGATTATTACAAACTTTATGAAGGAAAATACCCACAAGAGGGTGAAGTTATCATAGGGGAAAATATAGCTAAGCAAATCAAAGATGAGAGTGTAAAAATTGGGAATCAGCACTATAAGATATCCGGTAAATTCTCAAGTGAGATAGGGTTTGAGCAAGGCGGTGTTATTATGAACATAGAAGATGCCGGAAAACTTTTTAACCGTTCAGCTTCATATATACTTGTCTCATCTAAAGACCCAAACAAAACAGAGACTCTGCAAGAACAGATCTCAAAACTAAGTGAAGATATCGAAGTAAAAACAACTCAAAGCTTTGTAGATGAATACAACCAGTTTAAGATCATAGAAAACTCATCGCTTGTTATCTCTACACTGGCATACGTTATGGGTCTAATGGGAATTGGTTCTGTAATGAGTATGATTGTAAACTCTCGAAAAGAGGAGTTTGGAATTATGCGTGCACTTGGAAAAAGCAGGTTTTTCATTGTTAAAAACCTCTTTTTTGAAGGTGTTATCATGGGTGTTGCTGCATATGTTTTTGCACTGCTTTTAAGTGTATCTATTTTGGAGATAATTCCACATATAGAGACACTTCAAGGTTATGTTGATGGCTCAATTGATCTAACAATGGCGCTTTATGTGTTTGCTTCGACTATAACTATGGCTATCATGGGTTCAATTCTTCCTGCATATATAGCTGCTAAAACAGACCCAATAATTCTGATCAATCAAGGATGTGCATGA
- a CDS encoding ABC transporter ATP-binding protein: protein MIELKNISHFYEQNEQVLHDISLKIDEGEFLFLSGESGSGKSTLLSILSTLLKPSEGELFLDKTNVNDIQNIDIFRSDKIGFVFQFHFLINYLNVYENIALAAKDEFKQDINSLLEKLGILELSKRYPNEISGGQRQRVALARSLINKPKIIFADEPTGSLDSKNSKIVYELLKNASDAGTTVVVASHDAAIEKYATRTIKMIDGKI from the coding sequence ATGATTGAATTAAAAAACATATCTCATTTTTATGAGCAAAACGAACAAGTCCTACACGACATCTCTCTTAAAATAGATGAGGGTGAATTTTTATTTTTATCTGGTGAGAGCGGAAGCGGTAAATCAACTCTGCTCTCAATTCTTTCAACCCTTTTGAAACCAAGTGAAGGTGAGCTTTTTTTAGATAAAACAAATGTAAATGATATTCAAAACATAGATATTTTCAGATCAGATAAAATAGGTTTTGTATTTCAGTTTCATTTTCTTATAAACTATCTAAACGTTTATGAAAACATCGCTTTAGCTGCAAAAGATGAGTTTAAACAAGATATTAACTCTTTGTTGGAAAAGCTTGGTATACTTGAGTTATCAAAAAGATATCCAAATGAGATCTCAGGCGGTCAACGTCAACGCGTAGCACTTGCTCGCTCACTTATAAATAAACCCAAAATAATATTTGCGGATGAGCCTACTGGGAGTTTGGATTCTAAAAACTCTAAAATTGTTTACGAACTTCTAAAAAATGCTTCCGATGCAGGAACTACGGTTGTTGTAGCTTCCCATGATGCGGCCATTGAGAAATACGCAACAAGAACTATAAAGATGATTGATGGAAAAATTTAA
- a CDS encoding YceI family protein: MKFLIFSMLLGASLIAGDLQVKSGSVSALTGVLGDSKVDPKFDSINAKLSMDGDDLKSIRGTISVEMAKFKSENADRDENMHETLESEKFAMSNYTINGVEATESPDTYVLKGELELHGVIRPLDFNAKITQDDSTVSIDAKTQINVEDYKIDMPCLLGFTMCVDENVNIDGVVVLNKN, translated from the coding sequence ATGAAGTTTTTAATTTTTTCAATGTTGCTTGGAGCCTCTCTAATTGCAGGAGATCTACAAGTAAAAAGCGGTTCTGTATCAGCATTAACAGGTGTTCTTGGAGACTCTAAAGTTGATCCAAAATTTGATTCAATAAATGCTAAGTTATCAATGGACGGTGATGATCTTAAATCTATTCGCGGGACTATAAGCGTAGAGATGGCTAAGTTTAAAAGCGAAAATGCAGATAGAGATGAAAATATGCATGAAACACTAGAGAGTGAAAAATTTGCGATGAGCAACTATACAATCAACGGTGTTGAAGCTACAGAATCTCCTGATACTTATGTATTAAAAGGTGAGCTTGAGCTTCATGGTGTCATAAGACCACTTGATTTTAATGCAAAGATCACACAAGATGATAGTACAGTCAGTATTGATGCAAAAACACAGATCAATGTTGAAGACTATAAGATCGACATGCCTTGTTTACTTGGCTTTACAATGTGTGTAGATGAAAACGTAAATATAGACGGTGTCGTTGTTTTAAATAAAAACTGA
- a CDS encoding LapD/MoxY N-terminal periplasmic domain-containing protein: MTLFKQIAMMLSVFLIILLSTVLVLNFQSANDSVQKRLFEDAKNTASSLSLSLGSANGDITMMSTMINANFDSGNYQFISLEDIDGSVLFKREGDIRAIDIPEWFVNLINIKAPVASANVSAGWSPIGILYVQSDVSYAQVQLYSVLKSLLISFIILATIGLVILNLLIHAVLKPLKQVQLQAEAVSRNEFITQTNIPKTKEFKDVVVGMNTMVHKVKVMFDKGNEELKRQKELEYIDPATKLRNRKYLIDKLPEYLKIDASSKGGIHMMIALSGVVEANEKIGHRDVDALFISMADIFKAHANNYFNSIVARMNGTEFSILLPDCESEDGLDLAQGISASVNEAIEDAGLDTAETYISIGLYEYNYTQNTGQLLSLSDNALAKAKFNDSKIHLEHAEDATEVMGKDAWREIIHKAIEDNGFEFLSYKAVDAKTKKDVHNALSISMNSDGKTYYFGQFMAPANQAGLGNDIYKKIMSMMFTQPDMRLKGSTCSLRLPYDFLYPKDTYDHMVELFSKYASNLPFKLIIEMPDKLIAQNSESIKLYKELLEKYGFEMAVFEFIGESSDYKYLQDLRPAYIKGEADYYINQSEQSLSALRLITDSVGIELIATGVMNMDTLKELEKKDIHIIQGRATEALER, from the coding sequence ATGACACTCTTCAAACAAATAGCAATGATGTTATCGGTCTTTTTAATTATCCTACTATCGACTGTTTTAGTTCTAAATTTTCAAAGTGCTAATGACAGCGTGCAAAAAAGATTGTTTGAAGATGCAAAAAATACGGCTAGCTCACTTAGTTTGTCACTTGGAAGTGCAAACGGTGATATCACTATGATGTCTACTATGATAAATGCGAACTTTGACAGTGGTAATTATCAGTTTATATCTTTAGAAGATATTGATGGCAGTGTTTTGTTTAAACGCGAGGGTGATATAAGAGCTATTGATATTCCTGAGTGGTTCGTTAATCTTATAAACATAAAAGCTCCTGTTGCAAGTGCAAATGTTTCTGCAGGATGGAGTCCTATCGGTATTTTATATGTACAAAGCGACGTATCTTACGCTCAGGTTCAACTCTATTCTGTTCTTAAAAGCCTTCTAATATCTTTTATTATTTTAGCTACTATCGGTTTAGTAATTTTAAACCTGCTTATACACGCTGTGCTAAAACCATTAAAACAAGTTCAACTACAAGCTGAGGCTGTTTCTAGAAACGAGTTTATTACACAAACTAATATCCCAAAAACAAAAGAGTTTAAAGATGTTGTGGTTGGAATGAACACTATGGTTCACAAAGTTAAAGTTATGTTTGATAAGGGTAATGAAGAGCTAAAGCGTCAAAAAGAGTTAGAATATATAGACCCTGCGACAAAATTAAGAAACAGAAAATACCTTATAGACAAACTGCCTGAATATTTAAAAATAGATGCTTCATCAAAAGGTGGAATCCATATGATGATCGCACTCTCTGGTGTAGTAGAAGCAAATGAAAAAATAGGACACAGAGATGTGGATGCACTCTTTATCTCTATGGCTGATATTTTTAAGGCTCATGCCAATAACTACTTTAACTCAATTGTAGCTCGTATGAACGGTACGGAGTTTTCTATACTTTTACCTGATTGTGAAAGTGAAGACGGTTTAGACTTAGCTCAGGGTATAAGTGCCTCTGTTAATGAAGCTATAGAAGATGCAGGGCTTGATACGGCAGAAACTTATATCTCAATAGGACTTTACGAGTATAACTATACACAAAACACTGGTCAACTTCTATCTTTATCTGATAACGCTCTGGCAAAAGCAAAATTTAACGATTCTAAGATCCATTTAGAGCATGCTGAAGATGCTACAGAAGTTATGGGTAAAGATGCATGGCGCGAGATCATCCATAAAGCTATAGAAGACAACGGCTTTGAATTTTTATCTTATAAAGCAGTTGATGCTAAAACAAAAAAAGATGTCCATAATGCTCTTAGTATCTCAATGAATTCCGATGGAAAAACTTACTATTTCGGTCAGTTTATGGCTCCGGCAAATCAAGCAGGTTTAGGAAATGATATATATAAAAAAATCATGAGTATGATGTTTACACAACCGGATATGAGACTTAAAGGTTCTACTTGTTCGCTTAGACTTCCTTATGACTTTTTATATCCAAAAGATACATATGATCATATGGTTGAACTATTTTCTAAATACGCTTCAAATCTTCCGTTTAAACTAATTATTGAGATGCCTGATAAATTAATAGCTCAAAATTCAGAATCAATAAAACTATACAAAGAACTACTTGAAAAATACGGTTTTGAAATGGCTGTATTTGAGTTTATCGGTGAGAGCAGTGATTATAAGTATTTACAAGACTTGCGCCCTGCATATATAAAAGGTGAAGCTGATTACTATATAAATCAAAGTGAACAAAGCTTATCTGCGCTTAGACTTATTACAGACTCTGTAGGGATTGAACTTATCGCTACGGGAGTTATGAATATGGATACTTTAAAAGAATTAGAGAAAAAAGATATTCATATAATTCAGGGACGTGCTACAGAAGCACTTGAGCGTTAA
- a CDS encoding CZB domain-containing protein — protein MNKNETLEAILVAKKSHLDRMDKVNRRINGNFEDALLLISRTECGFGTWFYGDKRLKSMLGTQFFENLENLHSKWHLEYHKIYEIFYEHENKKGLLSKLVGNKKISQMELDKAKLYFSELQTTTNELIKVIDASHRRLNALNESYFT, from the coding sequence ATGAATAAAAATGAAACATTGGAAGCGATACTTGTAGCAAAAAAATCCCACTTAGATAGAATGGATAAAGTTAACAGACGCATAAATGGAAATTTTGAAGATGCATTACTACTTATATCACGAACGGAATGTGGTTTTGGTACATGGTTTTACGGCGATAAAAGGCTTAAAAGTATGCTGGGTACTCAGTTTTTTGAAAATCTAGAAAACTTGCATTCAAAATGGCATCTGGAGTATCATAAAATATATGAAATATTTTATGAACATGAGAATAAAAAAGGCCTTTTATCAAAGTTGGTAGGTAATAAAAAAATATCACAAATGGAGTTAGATAAAGCAAAACTGTATTTTAGTGAATTACAAACAACTACAAATGAGCTTATAAAGGTAATAGACGCATCTCATAGGCGTCTAAATGCTCTAAACGAGTCGTACTTTACTTAA
- a CDS encoding PAS domain-containing protein produces the protein MPTPTNNEIKLDPKRYIVSKTDTKGIIEYGNDYFVEVAGYSETELIGKPHSIVRHPDMPKIVFKMMWDRIQKGRNILAVVKNMAKSGDHYWVVTEFEPKRDTMSDEIISHTAFRKAAPQKAIDTMIPIYAKLIEIEKDGGMEASEKYLRGYLEENNVTYDEFINKVVGNSGIFKIFFKTMKKIFS, from the coding sequence ATGCCAACACCTACCAACAATGAGATTAAATTAGATCCTAAAAGATATATTGTTTCAAAAACTGATACCAAAGGTATTATAGAGTATGGAAACGACTATTTCGTAGAAGTAGCGGGATACAGTGAAACAGAACTTATAGGGAAACCTCATTCAATAGTACGACATCCGGATATGCCGAAAATTGTTTTTAAAATGATGTGGGATCGCATTCAAAAAGGTAGAAATATTTTAGCCGTAGTAAAAAACATGGCTAAAAGCGGTGACCACTACTGGGTTGTTACAGAGTTTGAACCAAAGCGCGATACGATGAGTGATGAGATCATATCCCACACCGCATTCAGAAAAGCTGCACCTCAAAAAGCTATTGATACTATGATTCCGATATATGCAAAACTTATTGAGATAGAAAAAGACGGCGGTATGGAAGCAAGTGAAAAATACTTAAGAGGATACCTAGAAGAAAACAACGTTACATATGATGAGTTTATAAATAAAGTCGTAGGTAATAGCGGTATTTTTAAAATATTTTTTAAAACTATGAAAAAAATATTTTCATAA
- a CDS encoding HpcH/HpaI aldolase/citrate lyase family protein, which produces MIEYVKLGATLFVPSTHKNLQQILTQEKYPNLKSIVIDAEDGISEDDLLYAKQIIKDTLKNYQKNSLSVFIRPNDPNTLKEFLSYKNIDKVDGFILPKFSLDNADQYLDLLKNTKHNFMPSIEGKELFETDDLKVLRKKITEYKDRVILIRFGLEDMLRQLGMKRTCEYSIFDYAVCSSVIGNFLCVFKSKGFAVSGGVYPCFKDKDGFIKDLKRDLKEGLFTKTVIHPSQIDLVHEIYKVTKEEYKDAKSLLEASDAVINLGGAMGEVKTMSPYAKEIIQRADVYGVL; this is translated from the coding sequence ATGATTGAGTATGTTAAGCTTGGTGCAACACTCTTTGTACCAAGTACCCATAAAAATCTCCAACAAATTTTAACTCAAGAAAAATATCCAAATTTAAAAAGTATAGTTATTGATGCAGAAGACGGGATCAGTGAAGATGATCTTTTATATGCAAAACAAATCATAAAAGATACACTTAAAAACTATCAAAAAAATTCTCTTTCGGTATTTATACGCCCAAATGATCCAAACACTTTAAAAGAGTTTCTTTCATATAAAAATATAGATAAAGTTGATGGTTTTATACTTCCGAAATTTTCACTAGACAATGCAGATCAATACTTAGATCTTCTAAAAAACACTAAACACAATTTTATGCCTTCCATTGAAGGAAAAGAATTATTTGAAACAGATGATCTCAAAGTACTGAGAAAAAAAATAACAGAATATAAAGATCGTGTAATACTGATTCGTTTTGGACTAGAAGATATGCTTAGACAGCTTGGAATGAAACGAACTTGTGAATATAGTATATTTGACTATGCCGTTTGTTCATCAGTAATAGGCAACTTCCTTTGTGTATTTAAAAGTAAAGGATTTGCAGTTAGCGGAGGAGTGTATCCTTGTTTTAAAGATAAAGATGGATTTATAAAAGATCTAAAACGAGATCTTAAAGAGGGGCTTTTTACAAAGACTGTCATACACCCATCACAGATAGATTTAGTACATGAGATATATAAGGTAACTAAAGAGGAGTATAAAGATGCTAAAAGCCTTCTAGAGGCTTCAGATGCAGTTATAAACCTTGGTGGTGCAATGGGTGAAGTTAAAACAATGAGCCCTTATGCAAAAGAGATAATTCAAAGGGCTGATGTATACGGAGTCTTATGA
- a CDS encoding iron-sulfur cluster assembly scaffold protein, whose protein sequence is MARADLFGESLWDAYSNKVTTLMNNPQHQGEIFQEDVDKRGNKLIVADFGAESCGDAVRLYWEVDPKTDKIIDSKFKSFGCGTAIASSDVMTELCIGKTVQEAVKITNIDVEMALRDTPDVPAVPPQKMHCSVMAYDVIKKAAGMYLGVDSESFEEEIIICECARVSLKTVQEVIKLNDLTTVEQITDYTKAGGFCKSCIKPGGHEAKDYYLVDILADVRREMDEEKMKAAADAGTSGDFETMTLVQQIKAIDAVIDESVRQFLVMDGGNMEVIDIKANDEHIDVYIRYLGACNGCSSSTTGTLYAIESTLKEKLSQKIRVLPI, encoded by the coding sequence ATGGCAAGAGCAGATCTATTTGGTGAGTCACTTTGGGATGCATATTCAAACAAAGTAACTACACTTATGAACAACCCTCAGCATCAGGGTGAAATTTTTCAAGAAGATGTTGATAAACGCGGAAATAAACTTATAGTTGCAGATTTTGGAGCTGAGAGTTGTGGTGATGCCGTAAGACTTTACTGGGAAGTTGATCCAAAAACAGACAAGATTATAGATTCTAAATTTAAATCTTTCGGTTGCGGTACTGCTATCGCTTCAAGTGATGTTATGACTGAGCTTTGTATCGGTAAAACAGTACAAGAAGCTGTAAAAATTACAAACATTGATGTTGAGATGGCACTTCGTGATACTCCTGATGTTCCTGCTGTTCCGCCTCAAAAAATGCACTGTTCGGTTATGGCTTACGATGTAATTAAAAAAGCAGCAGGTATGTATCTTGGTGTAGACTCTGAGAGTTTTGAAGAAGAGATCATCATTTGTGAATGTGCAAGGGTATCTCTTAAAACTGTTCAAGAGGTTATTAAACTTAATGATCTTACTACTGTTGAGCAGATAACTGACTATACAAAAGCTGGTGGTTTTTGTAAATCATGTATTAAACCAGGTGGACATGAGGCAAAAGATTACTACTTAGTAGATATATTAGCAGATGTACGCCGTGAGATGGATGAAGAGAAAATGAAAGCTGCTGCTGATGCAGGGACAAGCGGTGATTTTGAAACTATGACACTTGTTCAGCAGATCAAAGCGATCGATGCAGTTATTGATGAGAGTGTACGTCAGTTTCTAGTTATGGACGGCGGTAATATGGAAGTTATCGATATTAAAGCAAATGATGAACATATAGACGTATATATTCGCTATCTTGGTGCATGTAACGGTTGTTCAAGTTCAACTACAGGTACACTGTATGCGATCGAATCAACTCTAAAAGAGAAGCTTTCTCAAAAAATAAGAGTACTTCCAATCTAA
- a CDS encoding NifS family cysteine desulfurase, with amino-acid sequence MQVYLDNNATTMCDPLVVKEMLPYFSELYGNPNSLHKFGTATHPGIRKAMDQVYTALNAGDNDDIVFTSCATESNNWVLKSVYHDLIQHGEKNHIITTEVEHPSVLATCKALEDDGVKVTYLPVNHEGIVDADTVRSFITDRTALVSVMWASNETGSIFPIKEISEVCQEKGVLFHSDAVQAVGKIPVDLQDVKVDFVSMSAHKFHGPKGIGALYIRNSRRLSPLLNGGEHMGGRRSGTLNVPYIVGMGKAMELATTNIEEKMASIRAKRDRLEDALLELESTFVVGDREKRTPNTILISIRGVEGEGMLWDLNNGQIGASTGSACASEDLEANTVMLAIGADNELAHTGIRLSLSRFTTDEEVDYTIEHFKNAVARLRGISSSFAKQKPTEGGDVKECELHHH; translated from the coding sequence ATGCAAGTATATTTAGATAATAACGCTACTACAATGTGTGATCCATTAGTAGTTAAAGAGATGTTACCTTATTTTAGTGAGTTATACGGAAACCCTAACTCACTTCATAAATTTGGTACGGCTACGCATCCTGGTATAAGAAAAGCTATGGATCAGGTTTATACTGCATTAAATGCAGGTGATAACGATGATATAGTTTTTACTTCATGTGCCACAGAGTCTAATAACTGGGTTTTAAAGTCTGTTTACCACGATCTAATTCAGCATGGTGAGAAGAACCATATCATAACAACAGAGGTTGAACACCCGTCAGTTTTAGCTACATGTAAAGCTTTAGAAGATGATGGTGTAAAAGTTACATACCTTCCGGTAAATCATGAGGGTATTGTTGATGCAGATACGGTAAGAAGCTTTATAACTGATAGGACAGCACTAGTTTCAGTTATGTGGGCATCTAATGAGACAGGTTCAATTTTCCCAATTAAAGAGATAAGTGAAGTGTGTCAGGAAAAAGGTGTACTTTTTCACTCAGATGCAGTACAGGCAGTAGGTAAAATACCAGTTGATCTGCAAGATGTAAAAGTTGATTTTGTATCTATGAGTGCGCACAAGTTTCACGGACCAAAAGGTATTGGAGCTTTATATATAAGAAACTCACGCAGACTAAGCCCGCTGTTAAATGGTGGAGAGCATATGGGTGGACGCAGAAGTGGTACACTGAATGTTCCATACATAGTTGGTATGGGTAAAGCGATGGAGCTAGCTACTACTAACATCGAAGAGAAGATGGCTTCAATTAGAGCAAAAAGAGACAGACTTGAAGATGCACTACTTGAACTTGAGAGTACTTTTGTTGTTGGTGACAGAGAAAAGCGTACACCAAATACTATCCTTATCTCGATCAGAGGTGTTGAGGGTGAAGGTATGCTTTGGGACTTAAATAATGGTCAAATTGGAGCTTCAACAGGAAGTGCTTGTGCATCAGAAGATCTAGAAGCAAATACTGTTATGCTTGCTATTGGAGCTGATAATGAACTGGCTCATACTGGTATTAGACTAAGTCTTTCACGTTTTACTACAGATGAAGAGGTTGATTACACTATAGAGCATTTTAAAAATGCAGTTGCAAGATTAAGAGGGATTTCGTCTTCATTTGCAAAACAAAAGCCGACTGAGGGCGGTGACGTTAAAGAGTGTGAATTACATCACCACTAA